A portion of the Mycobacterium paraseoulense genome contains these proteins:
- the rbpA gene encoding RNA polymerase-binding protein RbpA yields MADRVLRGSRLGAVSYETDRNHDLAPRQIARYRTENGEEFEVPFADDAEIPGTWLCRNGMEGTLIEGDLPEPKKVKPPRTHWDMLLERRSVEELEELLKERLEIIRTRRRG; encoded by the coding sequence ATGGCTGATCGCGTCCTTAGGGGCAGTCGTCTCGGAGCCGTGAGCTACGAGACCGACCGCAACCACGATCTCGCGCCGCGCCAGATCGCGCGGTACCGCACGGAGAACGGCGAAGAGTTCGAGGTTCCCTTCGCCGATGACGCTGAGATCCCCGGCACCTGGCTGTGCCGCAACGGCATGGAAGGCACCCTGATCGAGGGCGACCTGCCCGAGCCGAAGAAGGTGAAGCCGCCGCGCACGCACTGGGACATGCTGCTGGAGCGGCGCAGCGTCGAAGAACTCGAAGAGCTGCTCAAGGAGCGGCTCGAAATCATCCGGACACGCCGCCGCGGCTGA